The following proteins are encoded in a genomic region of Saccharomyces mikatae IFO 1815 strain IFO1815 genome assembly, chromosome: 9:
- the UTP25 gene encoding rRNA-binding ribosome biosynthesis protein UTP25 (similar to Saccharomyces cerevisiae UTP25 (YIL091C); ancestral locus Anc_2.292), translating into MNGESVREKNDHFRGYRKRGRQELRKIKRSSVRRTKDESVNEVDHVADEIVHSTGEDKISDIGSEEDNLDVEDEEGKKEKVYDALLTILKSEHPEPKRRKTQADEDNKAAAKPAGNENVNVEYEPVDEQLEIENGLLGDREDDNDDDSNENEKDDMDSEDEQDPFESHFNQVSEKYVDDLSNAFKSKSIKYKSVKASLGDDESYIYAKPFMVGEEALVESPYRSSSIYSYFLKQRLKVQNGLLDKKIDPLTCMQKKLIDPMFQYKDILYEYDSYEKDESEYRDLYALHVLNHIYKTRDRILKNNQRLQDNPDTEHLDQGFTRPKVLIVVPTREVAYRVVDKIISKSGIDQVDKKGKFYDQFRDDSLPPESKPKSFQHIFKGNTSDFFVVGLKFTRKAIKLYSNFYQSDIIICSPLGIQMILENTDKKKRQDDFLSSIELMVIDQLHSIEYQNISHIFTIFDHINKIPDQQHEADFSRIRMWYINEQAKLFRQTMVFTKYISPAANSLINGRCCNMAGRWKNHKVIGSESSSIGQLGLKVRQIFQRFDIIGNSIIEEPDYRFKFFTSVIIPSIVKSVGYEDGILVYIPDYTDFIRIRNYMKEKTTILFGDINEYSNQRQLNANRSLFQQGRLKVMLYTERLHHYRRYEIKGVKSVVFYKPPNNPEFYNETVRFIGKNAFLGNTDLNISTVRCIYSKLDGLSLERIVGTKRAAVLSHAQKEVYEFK; encoded by the coding sequence ATGAACGGAGAATCAGTGAGGGAAAAGAATGACCATTTTCGTGGCTATCGGAAGAGGGGAAGACAAGAACTGAGAAAGATTAAAAGATCTTCTGTAAGAAGAACTAAAGACGAAAGTGTGAACGAAGTGGACCACGTAGCGGATGAGATTGTCCACAGTACTGGTGAGGATAAAATATCTGATATTGGCAGCGAGGAGGATAATCTTGATGTCGAGGATGaggaaggaaaaaaggaaaaagtcTATGACGCTTTATTGACTATTCTCAAATCCGAACATCCAGAGCCAAAGAGAAGGAAGACACAGGCTGACGAAGACAATAAAGCTGCTGCCAAACCCGCAGGAAATGAGAATGTTAATGTAGAATATGAACCAGTAGACGAGCAATTAGAGATAGAAAATGGTCTTTTAGGTGATCGAGAAGATGATAACGACGATGACAGCAAtgagaatgaaaaggaTGATATGGACAGTGAAGATGAACAAGATCCTTTTGAGTCGCACTTTAATCAAGTTTCAGAGAAATACGTTGATGATTTATCTAATGCTTTCAAGTCCAAAAGCATAAAATACAAATCTGTCAAGGCCTCACTAGGCGACGACGAATCATACATATACGCCAAACCATTCATGGTTGGTGAGGAAGCCTTAGTTGAAAGCCCATACAGATCGTCTTCCATATATTCttactttttgaaacaaagaCTGAAAGTTCAAAATGGCCTGctagataaaaaaattgatccATTGACTTGcatgcaaaaaaaattaatagaCCCCATGTTTCAGTACAAAGACATATTATACGAGTATGATTCCTATGAAAAGGATGAAAGTGAGTACAGAGATCTGTATGCTTTACACGTATTAAATCACATTTACAAGACAAGAGATaggattttgaagaacaaTCAAAGATTGCAGGATAACCCAGACACTGAACACCTAGATCAAGGTTTCACAAGGCCGAAAGTGCTAATTGTGGTTCCTACAAGAGAAGTAGCGTACCGTGTCGTTGATAAGATAATTTCAAAGTCTGGTATAGATCAAGTTGATAAGaaagggaaattctatgaCCAATTCCGAGATGACTCCTTACCCCCAGAATCCAAAccaaaatcttttcaacatATATTCAAAGGGAACACCAGtgatttctttgttgttgGCCTCAAGTTCACGAGAAAGGCTATAAAGCTTTATAGTAATTTCTATCAGTCTGACATCATTATATGCTCACCGCTGGGTATTCAAATGATCTTGGAAAACAcggataaaaaaaagaggcaGGATGATTTCTTGTCATCAATAGAGTTAATGGTGATTGATCAGTTACATTCAATAGAATACCAAAATATATCTCATATTTTCACTATCTTTGACCATATTAACAAAATTCCGGACCAACAACACGAAGCTGATTTTAGCAGAATTAGGATGTGGTATATTAACGAACAAGCTAAGCTCTTCAGACAGACAATGGTGTTTACAAAGTACATCTCACCAGCGGCTAATTCATTAATCAATGGAAGATGTTGTAACATGGCAGGCAGGTGGAAGAACCATAAGGTAATAGGATCAGAAAGTTCCAGTATTGGACAATTGGGTTTAAAGGTCAGAcaaatctttcaaagatttgacATTATTGGAAATTCCATTATCGAAGAGCCTGATTACAGGTTTAAATTTTTTACAAGTGTCATTATTCCAAGTATTGTCAAATCCGTAGGGTATGAAGATGGAATATTGGTTTATATCCCAGATTATACAGACTTTATCCGCATAAGAAACTATATGAAGGAAAAGACAACAATATTGTTTGGCGATATAAATGAGTATTCAAATCAAAGACAACTTAATGCCAATAGATCACTATTTCAACAGGGGCGCTTGAAAGTAATGTTATATACAGAAAGGTTGCATCATTATAGACGTTATGAGATCAAAGGTGTGAAGAGCGTTGTATTTTATAAGCCTCCAAACAATCCCGAGTTTTACAATGAAACTGTCAGATTTATTGGCAAGAATGCCTTTTTAGGTAATACTGATTTGAACATATCCACTGTTAGATGCATTTATAGTAAACTTGATGGTCTTTCACTCGAAAGAATTGTGGGTACTAAAAGGGCAGCTGTACTATCACACGCACAAAAGGAAGTATATGAGTTCAAATGA